One Gemmatimonadota bacterium genomic window, GGCTTCGGCCACTTCCGTCGACGTGACGAACGGCAAGGGCAAAACGCAGACCGTGAACGCCCGTTCGATCGTCCTGGCGACGGGTTCGCGCTCCAAGGCGATCCCGGCCGTCCCGGTGGACGGAAAGCGGATCATAACCAGTACCGAGGCCATGCTGATCGAGGAGCCGCCCGGGTCGATGACCATCATCGGCGGCGGTGCGATCGGCGTGGAGTTCGCTTACTACTACGCGGCCTACGGTACCGAGGTGACCATCGTCGAGATGCTTCCTCACCTGCTGCCCGTGGAAGACGAGGAGATCAGCGAAACGCTGGAAAAGAGCTTCGCGAAACTGGGGATCGGGATCAAGACCGGCGCGCGCGTCGAATCGGCCGAATCAGGTTCGGACGGCACCTCGGTGACCGTAACCGTCGACGGGAAAGAAGAGACGCTGCAAGCCGACGTCACGCTCCTGGCCATAGGCCGCGACGCGAATATCGAGGATATCGGGCTGGAAGCACTCGGCGTCGAGACCGACCGGGGCTTCATCAGGGTGGATGACGAGTGCCGGACGACGGTGTCCGGCGTGTACGCCATCGGCGACGTCACGGGCCCGCCCCTCCTCGCCCACAAGGCGTCCGCGGAAGGGATCAACCTGGTGGAGCGCCTCGCGGGCCATCCATCGGCGCCCATCGATCGCGGGAACATACCCGCGTGTACCTATTGCCAGCCCCAGGTCGCCAGCGTCGGCCTGACCGAGGCGCAGGCCGCCGCGGAACGCGAAGTCCAGGTTTTCAGAATGCCCTATCGCTCGAGCGGCAAGGCCGTGGCCGCCGGCCAGACGGACGGCATGGTCAAGCTGATCGCGGACGCGAAGTACGGCGAAATACTCGGCGCGCACATCATCGGAGCGGACGCCACGGAACTGATCGCGGAGATCTGCACCGCGCGCACGCTTGAATCGACCACCCGGGAACTCCACAAGACCATTCACGCCCACCCCACGCTGTCGGAACTGGTCATGGAAGCCGCCGCCGGGTTGGAAGGCGCGGCGATCCACATCTAGGGCTGCCCGCATGCCTTGCTCGGCCCGCTTTTTCCTCGCCGCCCTTGTCCTCATCGCCGGGACCGCGGTCCCGGGTTGCGATGCCGGACCGGGTCCTCCCTCAAACAGGCTGTCTGGAGAAACCAGCCTCTATCTGCGCGCCCACGCCCGGAATCCGGTGAACTGGCATCCCTGGGACGCGGAGGCGATCGAACGCGCCCGCGGGGAGGGGAAACCCATCTTCCTGTCCGTCGGCTACGCGACCTGCTACTGGTGCCACGTCATGGAGCGCGAGGTGTTCTCCGACCCCGACATCGCCGCGGTCATGAACGCCCATTTCGTAAACATCAAGGTAGACCGGGAAGAACGGCCGGATATAGACGAGATCTACATGACGGCCACCCAGCTCATCACGGGCGGAGGCGGCTGGCCCAATTCGGTGTTCCTCACGCCGGATCTCAAGCCGTTTTTCGCCGGTACTTACTTTCCGCCGGAGGACCTGCCCGGCCGGCCCGGATTCCCCCGCGTGCTGAACTTGATGAGGGACGCCTGGGAAAACCGCAGGGACGACCTGGTCGAACAGGCGGGCCGGGTGGCCGAAGCGATCCGCTCGTTTCAGCGCGACCAGGTCGCGGCCGACGGGACGGCGGAACCGGACGACGCCATCCTGTCCGGCGCCCGGTCCCATCTGAAGACGCGTTACGACGCCATAAACGGCGGATTCGGTCCCGCACCCAAGTTCCCGGCGCCCCTGCGTATCGAACTCGCGCTGAAGGAATACGAACGCACCGGCGACGGGTCCCTGCTGTCTATGGCCACCCACACCCTGGACGTCATGATGCGGGGCGGCCTCTACGACCACGTGGGCGGTGGATTTCACCGGTATGCCACGGATTCCGCCTGGCGCATCCCCCATTTCGAGAAGATGCTGTACAACCAGGCGGATCTCGCCCGGGTCTACCTGATGGCCTTTGTCATGACCGGCGACGCCGCCTACCGTGCCGTCGCCGAAGACGTGCTCGCCTTTGTCCAGAGGGAGATGCAGTCCGTCGACGGTGCGTTCCACACGTCGGTGGATTCCGAGACCGACGCCGTGGAGGGCCGGTACTACCTCTGGTCCGAGGCGGAGATCAGGGAGACGCTCGGGGCGGACGCCGACGTGTTTCTGGGTAGGTATGGACTGGCGCCGATGCCCGGGGTGGCGGCGGCTACCGGAAGTGCGGCTGTCGAAGACGCGTCGGAGGGCGTCGCGGACGTTCCCGCCGGATCCGGCGTCCTGTACGTCCGGGAGGAAGCGGGCTCGACCGGACCTTTCGCCGGACTGGAAGCCATGCGCGAAGCGCTGCGGTCGGCGCGGTCGAAGCGCAAGCGTCCCGTGGTGGACCCCAAGGTGATCGCGGCCTGGAACGGCCAGATGATCGACGCCTTCGCCTACGCGGGGCTTGTGACCGGAGACGGACGGTACATTGAAACGGCCGCGCGGGCAGCGGACTTCATGCTCGACCGGCTCTGGGACGACGAACTCGGCCTCTACCGGATCTATTCCGACGGTGCGGTTCGCAGACGCGCTTTCCAGGAGGATTATGCCCGCCTGATCGGGGGGTTGCTCAGTCTGTACGAGGCCAGTGCGGATTCCCGCTGGCTTGCCGCGGCCGAAACGCTCACGAACCGGATGAACGAGCGCTTCTGGGATTTGGATACCGGCGGGTACTACTTCGGGGAATCTGAGGAATACCAGCTCCTGCGCACGAGAAACGCCTTCGACGGGGCACGGGCATCGGGGAACGGCGTGGCCGCCCGGGCGCTGCTCTCACTGGCGCGCCACACCGGCGATACGCGGTACCGTGCGCGGGCCGCGCGTCTTTTTGGCGTCTACGCCGCGTCGATGATGGAGGTCCCCGGTCGGTTCACCTCCATGATCCTTGCGTTGCAGGTTTATTTGCTCGGTGAAGGGGATGGGGTGCGCACGGGAGACGGGGCCGGCGGACCCAATGCTGCGGTCGGCGGGGCCGG contains:
- a CDS encoding DUF255 domain-containing protein, producing the protein MPCSARFFLAALVLIAGTAVPGCDAGPGPPSNRLSGETSLYLRAHARNPVNWHPWDAEAIERARGEGKPIFLSVGYATCYWCHVMEREVFSDPDIAAVMNAHFVNIKVDREERPDIDEIYMTATQLITGGGGWPNSVFLTPDLKPFFAGTYFPPEDLPGRPGFPRVLNLMRDAWENRRDDLVEQAGRVAEAIRSFQRDQVAADGTAEPDDAILSGARSHLKTRYDAINGGFGPAPKFPAPLRIELALKEYERTGDGSLLSMATHTLDVMMRGGLYDHVGGGFHRYATDSAWRIPHFEKMLYNQADLARVYLMAFVMTGDAAYRAVAEDVLAFVQREMQSVDGAFHTSVDSETDAVEGRYYLWSEAEIRETLGADADVFLGRYGLAPMPGVAAATGSAAVEDASEGVADVPAGSGVLYVREEAGSTGPFAGLEAMREALRSARSKRKRPVVDPKVIAAWNGQMIDAFAYAGLVTGDGRYIETAARAADFMLDRLWDDELGLYRIYSDGAVRRRAFQEDYARLIGGLLSLYEASADSRWLAAAETLTNRMNERFWDLDTGGYYFGESEEYQLLRTRNAFDGARASGNGVAARALLSLARHTGDTRYRARAARLFGVYAASMMEVPGRFTSMILALQVYLLGEGDGVRTGDGAGGPNAAVGGAGGPSGGVDGAESGFGGNAKVEACLNAVPGPRDGVIDATVSIRIEEGWHIIGDRTNVQGLVPTALTFNADLPIRTAAVAYPPADTLRFGFSDVPVEVYQGEIRLTARIEVDSRQLAEGGSLAEGGRLYATLYYQACNDAVCLAPAEKALSVPLDP
- the lpdA gene encoding dihydrolipoyl dehydrogenase, producing the protein MASENYDVAVVGGGPGGYVSAIRAAQLGLKSVVIEKDKPGGVCLNWGCIPTKALLKNAELVLTLRHAEDYGISCDNLRFDMGKAVQRSRKAADTLAGGIKFLLKKNKVDLVSGHGRLASATSVDVTNGKGKTQTVNARSIVLATGSRSKAIPAVPVDGKRIITSTEAMLIEEPPGSMTIIGGGAIGVEFAYYYAAYGTEVTIVEMLPHLLPVEDEEISETLEKSFAKLGIGIKTGARVESAESGSDGTSVTVTVDGKEETLQADVTLLAIGRDANIEDIGLEALGVETDRGFIRVDDECRTTVSGVYAIGDVTGPPLLAHKASAEGINLVERLAGHPSAPIDRGNIPACTYCQPQVASVGLTEAQAAAEREVQVFRMPYRSSGKAVAAGQTDGMVKLIADAKYGEILGAHIIGADATELIAEICTARTLESTTRELHKTIHAHPTLSELVMEAAAGLEGAAIHI